The Mammaliicoccus sciuri genome window below encodes:
- a CDS encoding DUF927 domain-containing protein, with translation MPNEIDELINEKKEILENDIIPESYQIQQNGWLYKMVEKGRGDDKEIVTVTITSTPPFITKRLKDIESLIISYEMKFKRAGEITTIPVQATEIADSKNIINLANKGLDVDTINRTELVHFISMFKRLNNIPDENIATRLGHVKGHFIHPLIDDEIRLVIHEDGYRQLANAFKTKGNLEDYAEKVFKPIKQSPMVMTFVYASLGSILLHDFNVDPFVVDMASKTSTGKTTALRVAASIWGTERLINEWNTTPIDLERKASILNSFPSMYDDTRKAKPYLLSDVVYQFSGGKSKGRGNVQSVDVVKTWNNILLSTGETSIVEYGNEKAGVSARVITLQDKPFNDDVNIRALYAGIESNYGHLGLVFIEQYSKQKASYKDSFKAYEGIYIDKAGENEVMQRVARYFAVLMVAGEILNDIAGFEHDHYKNVDTAFHRMLDTNKTLDKPRELLEGLLEELDASRNSITGAGYSEVYNTELKAIFHKDYLCVLSKPMKNYLGHELRTIIKEWEERGYLVTDADRVQKSVKTNGKKYRGYAISQSVIRELGFEFRNEKL, from the coding sequence ATGCCTAATGAAATAGATGAACTAATTAATGAGAAAAAAGAAATATTAGAAAATGACATCATTCCAGAAAGTTATCAAATTCAACAAAACGGCTGGTTATATAAAATGGTTGAAAAGGGTCGTGGAGATGATAAAGAAATCGTAACTGTAACAATAACATCAACACCACCATTTATAACAAAACGATTAAAAGATATTGAGAGTTTGATAATCAGCTATGAAATGAAATTTAAAAGAGCTGGAGAAATTACAACGATACCAGTACAAGCAACAGAAATAGCTGATAGTAAGAACATTATAAATTTAGCTAACAAAGGACTTGATGTAGATACTATCAATCGTACTGAATTGGTGCATTTCATATCAATGTTTAAGCGATTGAATAATATACCAGATGAAAACATAGCTACAAGATTAGGACATGTAAAAGGTCATTTTATCCACCCTTTAATTGATGATGAAATAAGGCTTGTAATACATGAAGATGGCTATAGACAACTTGCTAATGCTTTTAAAACAAAGGGTAATCTCGAAGATTATGCAGAAAAGGTATTTAAGCCAATCAAACAGAGTCCAATGGTTATGACATTCGTATATGCTTCACTAGGTTCAATCTTATTACATGATTTTAATGTAGATCCATTTGTAGTAGATATGGCGAGTAAAACGAGTACGGGTAAGACAACAGCTTTAAGAGTTGCTGCTAGCATTTGGGGTACTGAAAGACTTATAAACGAGTGGAACACGACACCTATTGATTTAGAACGTAAAGCGAGTATCTTAAATAGTTTTCCAAGTATGTATGACGACACACGTAAAGCTAAACCATATCTATTAAGTGATGTCGTATATCAATTCAGTGGTGGCAAGAGTAAAGGTCGAGGGAACGTTCAGAGTGTCGATGTAGTAAAAACGTGGAACAATATTTTACTAAGCACAGGAGAAACTTCAATAGTTGAATATGGTAATGAGAAAGCTGGTGTGAGTGCCAGAGTAATAACATTACAAGATAAACCATTCAATGATGATGTGAATATAAGAGCGTTATACGCAGGAATAGAGAGCAATTACGGGCATTTAGGACTAGTGTTTATAGAACAATATAGTAAGCAAAAAGCGTCCTACAAAGATAGCTTTAAAGCGTATGAAGGTATCTATATTGATAAAGCAGGAGAAAACGAAGTTATGCAACGTGTAGCAAGATATTTTGCAGTGCTTATGGTAGCAGGCGAAATACTAAATGACATTGCAGGCTTTGAACACGATCACTATAAAAATGTTGATACTGCATTTCATAGAATGTTAGACACCAATAAGACACTAGATAAACCTAGAGAATTGTTAGAGGGGTTACTAGAAGAATTAGATGCGAGTAGAAATAGTATAACTGGTGCTGGATATAGCGAAGTATACAATACCGAATTAAAGGCGATATTCCATAAAGATTACTTATGTGTGTTATCTAAACCGATGAAGAACTATTTAGGACATGAGTTAAGGACAATCATTAAGGAATGGGAAGAACGAGGGTATCTAGTAACTGATGCTGATAGGGTGCAGAAATCAGTAAAAACAAATGGCAAAAAATATAGAGGTTATGCTATTAGCCAATCAGTGATTAGAGAATTGGGCTTTGAGTTTAGAAATGAAAAATTATAG
- a CDS encoding helix-turn-helix domain-containing protein, whose translation MNETEQNNIKLEIGRFLKSIRVSKNKTAKQLGDKTGYSQSHISGIENGKKTMPSKQFIESYLMYLKDNYEEFNYYADKINSISKGQIQLNKIVEFDSKKFFDSLNAMAIPYQFNFYDHNDEKQVSIFQVPINDIHFHLSDINNLKFYKTIKVTEKDKKNIEELIDLYFKNKANIIREIRNEFVHKDTSINELEKTFSEIENKLNKE comes from the coding sequence GTGAACGAAACTGAACAAAATAACATTAAATTGGAAATTGGGAGATTTTTAAAAAGTATTAGAGTATCTAAAAATAAAACTGCCAAACAACTTGGTGACAAAACAGGATATTCTCAAAGTCATATAAGTGGTATTGAAAACGGAAAGAAAACTATGCCTAGCAAACAGTTTATAGAAAGTTATTTGATGTATCTAAAGGATAATTACGAGGAATTTAACTATTATGCCGATAAGATAAACAGTATTTCTAAAGGTCAGATACAATTAAATAAAATTGTAGAATTTGATTCGAAGAAATTTTTTGATTCGTTAAATGCAATGGCCATACCTTATCAATTTAATTTTTATGATCATAATGATGAAAAACAGGTTTCTATTTTTCAAGTTCCAATTAATGATATACACTTCCATTTATCTGACATAAATAACTTGAAATTTTACAAAACAATTAAAGTGACTGAAAAAGATAAAAAGAATATTGAAGAATTAATTGATTTATACTTTAAAAATAAAGCAAATATAATCAGAGAAATTAGAAATGAATTTGTACACAAAGATACAAGTATAAATGAATTAGAAAAGACCTTTTCTGAAATAGAAAATAAATTAAACAAGGAGTGA
- a CDS encoding pathogenicity island protein: MVKVLEKQRVQELPTDHRQVVDVITNAPNKYITRDKVLRQLRLEINQANYRWLASIINDLVLRFKYPIGSCRTRDKRGYYIITSKQDKDEAINTIESIIKGNIKRLEALKSIEIKDERGNQ, from the coding sequence ATGGTAAAAGTATTAGAAAAACAAAGGGTGCAAGAATTACCCACAGACCACCGCCAAGTAGTTGATGTGATAACAAATGCACCTAACAAGTATATTACTAGAGATAAAGTTTTGAGACAATTACGTCTTGAAATCAATCAAGCAAATTATCGATGGTTAGCAAGTATTATCAACGATCTCGTTTTAAGGTTTAAATATCCGATTGGTAGTTGTCGTACGAGGGACAAAAGAGGCTACTATATCATCACAAGTAAGCAAGATAAAGACGAAGCAATAAACACTATCGAAAGCATTATAAAGGGTAATATCAAACGTTTAGAAGCATTAAAATCGATTGAAATTAAAGATGAAAGAGGTAATCAATAA
- a CDS encoding LCP family protein translates to MANQYERSAKKKKSTAFKIVTTIVIILLLVFLLVIAFFVYKFFALGNSIHNPLDRDKSELRKKAVDTNGDPISIALFGIDSDSTRAAAGGEERSDSILLLSINPDKKKTVMVSVPRDTRAQIVGRDSVEKINHAYAYGGPKMAINSLEKLMNVPIDHYATINMDGVKELVDQTGGVTVKSNATFTVKGNSYVKGQKYKLDGDEALAFIRSRKEDGAGGDFGRQERQQLVIQALAKELVSIGSLPKINQIFDTLGDNVQTDLKISQINSLRSKYSDALDNVDRNQLEGQDTILDDGLYYFVPSDSSKKEVVDNYRTNLELD, encoded by the coding sequence GTGGCAAACCAATATGAGCGTTCTGCAAAGAAAAAGAAATCAACTGCATTCAAAATAGTAACGACAATCGTCATTATTTTATTACTCGTATTTTTATTAGTGATCGCATTTTTTGTCTATAAATTCTTCGCATTAGGTAATTCAATACATAATCCATTAGACAGAGATAAATCAGAATTACGAAAGAAAGCAGTAGATACAAATGGTGATCCGATATCTATCGCATTATTCGGAATAGATTCAGATTCAACAAGAGCAGCAGCAGGTGGAGAAGAAAGATCAGACTCAATCTTATTATTATCTATCAATCCTGATAAGAAAAAGACTGTTATGGTAAGTGTACCTAGAGATACGAGAGCTCAAATCGTAGGTAGAGATTCTGTCGAGAAAATTAACCATGCATATGCATATGGTGGACCAAAGATGGCTATTAATTCTTTAGAGAAATTAATGAATGTACCAATTGACCATTATGCGACGATTAATATGGATGGTGTTAAAGAATTAGTAGACCAAACAGGTGGCGTAACTGTTAAAAGTAATGCAACATTTACTGTTAAAGGTAATTCATATGTTAAAGGTCAAAAGTATAAGCTTGATGGAGACGAAGCTTTAGCATTTATTAGAAGTAGAAAAGAAGATGGCGCTGGTGGAGACTTTGGTAGACAAGAAAGACAACAACTTGTTATCCAAGCATTAGCAAAAGAATTAGTAAGTATCGGTTCATTACCGAAAATCAACCAAATCTTTGATACATTAGGTGATAATGTTCAAACAGATTTAAAAATTTCACAAATTAATAGTTTAAGATCTAAATATAGTGACGCATTAGATAATGTTGATAGAAATCAATTAGAAGGTCAAGATACAATTCTAGATGATGGATTGTATTATTTCGTACCTAGCGATTCAAGTAAGAAAGAAGTCGTAGATAACTATCGTACTAACTTAGAATTAGATTAA
- a CDS encoding helix-turn-helix domain-containing protein — protein MPRTKLQQLPTRENVITDDVKVITKPLYATPKQIGELFGISRSTVSRILNQYDLNNEGVEDLYFSLSATLTVVDIDAFRKYLKARNKKHL, from the coding sequence ATGCCAAGAACAAAACTACAACAATTACCGACTAGGGAAAATGTAATTACTGATGATGTAAAAGTAATTACAAAGCCACTTTACGCAACACCTAAACAAATAGGAGAACTATTCGGAATTAGTAGAAGTACAGTAAGTCGCATACTCAATCAGTATGATCTAAATAATGAAGGTGTAGAAGATCTCTATTTTTCGCTTTCTGCAACACTAACTGTAGTTGATATTGATGCATTTCGTAAGTATCTGAAAGCTAGAAATAAAAAACATTTATAA
- a CDS encoding type II toxin-antitoxin system toxin TscT: protein MNKKILGILGIKSDLEILKDKISDLVETNYYLIEDYFEQRQLENRKEVENFALSYREIRIKTNQSQELLLLYKKEMQALLKNLDSELNKLNEEGAENG, encoded by the coding sequence ATGAATAAAAAAATATTGGGAATTTTGGGTATAAAAAGTGATCTAGAAATTTTGAAAGATAAAATAAGTGATTTGGTAGAGACCAATTACTACTTGATTGAAGATTATTTTGAACAGAGACAACTTGAAAATAGAAAAGAAGTTGAAAACTTTGCGTTAAGTTATCGAGAGATAAGAATTAAAACAAATCAATCGCAAGAACTATTGTTACTTTACAAGAAAGAGATGCAGGCGCTTTTGAAAAACCTTGATTCAGAATTGAATAAATTGAATGAAGAAGGTGCTGAAAATGGCTAA
- a CDS encoding IS110 family RNA-guided transposase, whose product MVFIEYFGIDVGKGKSFIAHYSNNEFVKEFEITHDNNGFDSLKKYIKNFSGVYFLFEATGIYSKVLEKFCTVNKISFCVINPLEAKLLTNSLRNWKTDKSDAHKLAVLAKNINKKPSRNLLEEKYVKIRELTRYYEEINNQQNYLKNQLIQLLDMTFPELQNLFKDRYSKLALQVASKFPHPDFVDSNDIEELKKIINSCTEKNLSEKKKAQYANKLVEFSMVSYPSVSKDSFLTDKLVYVIEDLLSLMKRHASIKQRLLMLAEEFEEFKIIKSIPGIGDLTAIMIIGELGDIKFFDSHKQLNAYVGIDIKRYQSGKTHFKDKINKRGNKHARSLFYLIIKNFLLGQRLFKNHIIDYYYKLKKQPNGKGHKTASVACINKLLKTIHYLVINNKEYDYHLSPHG is encoded by the coding sequence GTGGTTTTTATCGAATATTTTGGAATAGATGTTGGAAAAGGAAAGAGTTTTATTGCACATTATTCAAACAATGAATTTGTTAAAGAATTTGAAATTACCCATGATAATAATGGTTTTGATTCACTAAAGAAATATATAAAGAATTTCTCAGGAGTATATTTCTTGTTTGAAGCTACTGGTATATATTCAAAAGTATTGGAGAAATTTTGTACCGTTAATAAGATTTCGTTTTGTGTAATTAACCCTCTAGAGGCAAAATTACTAACTAATTCTTTAAGAAACTGGAAAACAGATAAATCTGATGCACATAAACTTGCTGTTTTAGCTAAAAATATAAACAAAAAACCTTCTAGAAATTTATTGGAAGAAAAGTATGTAAAAATTAGAGAGCTGACAAGATACTATGAAGAAATTAACAATCAACAAAATTACTTAAAAAACCAATTGATTCAGTTACTAGATATGACTTTTCCAGAATTACAAAACCTATTTAAGGACAGATATTCAAAATTGGCTTTACAAGTAGCTAGTAAGTTCCCACATCCGGACTTTGTTGATTCTAATGATATAGAAGAACTAAAAAAGATAATTAATAGTTGTACAGAAAAAAATCTATCAGAGAAAAAGAAAGCACAATATGCAAATAAACTCGTAGAGTTCTCTATGGTCAGTTATCCTTCTGTTTCTAAAGATTCATTTTTAACAGATAAATTAGTTTATGTGATTGAAGATTTATTAAGCCTAATGAAACGGCATGCTTCTATAAAACAAAGATTATTAATGTTAGCTGAAGAATTTGAAGAATTTAAAATAATTAAATCTATTCCTGGCATTGGTGATTTAACTGCCATAATGATTATTGGCGAATTAGGTGATATCAAATTCTTTGATTCTCATAAGCAATTGAATGCATATGTAGGTATTGATATAAAAAGATATCAGTCTGGTAAAACGCATTTTAAAGATAAAATAAACAAACGTGGAAACAAACATGCTAGATCATTATTTTACTTAATCATTAAAAATTTTCTGTTGGGTCAAAGGTTATTTAAAAATCATATTATCGACTATTATTACAAATTAAAAAAGCAGCCTAATGGCAAAGGCCACAAGACTGCATCAGTAGCTTGCATTAACAAACTACTTAAAACCATTCATTATCTCGTAATAAATAATAAAGAATATGATTATCACTTGTCTCCACACGGATAA
- a CDS encoding MurR/RpiR family transcriptional regulator, which translates to MKHQHLLIFIKEQMPRLTKHEKRIAEYFIEHPENTINLSAKELGKLTNTSAASVIRCTHKLEFKGFTDLKLAISRYLPQHEQSIYQEIKQDETVDSISKKLITRASHTLEMTEKNISSKHIEQVVDQLYATDTIIVFGVGASSLVAQDLYQKFTRIGKQVIHSLDTHFLVTAIASHSDSCVLIGISNSGENHETLSLAKVARKYGVKIVGLTQSEQSTLAKVSDIYLIHDASSEKSLRLAATSSLISQLMTIDILFYSYLSRNYEEHVVTMSKTRDAVELYLE; encoded by the coding sequence ATGAAACATCAACATTTACTCATATTTATAAAAGAACAAATGCCACGTTTAACAAAACATGAAAAACGTATTGCAGAATATTTTATTGAACATCCTGAGAACACAATTAACTTGAGCGCTAAAGAACTTGGCAAATTAACAAATACAAGTGCAGCTTCTGTTATTAGATGTACACACAAACTTGAATTTAAAGGGTTCACAGACCTGAAGTTAGCAATTTCTAGATATTTACCGCAACATGAGCAAAGTATTTATCAAGAAATTAAACAAGATGAAACAGTCGACTCAATTAGTAAGAAGCTTATTACAAGAGCTTCTCATACACTTGAAATGACAGAAAAGAATATTTCGAGTAAACATATTGAGCAGGTTGTTGATCAATTATATGCTACAGATACGATTATCGTATTTGGTGTGGGTGCTTCAAGTTTGGTTGCTCAAGATTTGTATCAGAAGTTTACTAGAATAGGTAAGCAAGTGATTCATTCTTTAGACACACACTTTTTAGTTACAGCCATTGCTTCACATAGCGATAGTTGTGTGCTGATTGGTATATCGAATTCAGGAGAGAATCATGAGACGTTATCTTTAGCCAAAGTAGCTCGAAAATATGGTGTAAAAATAGTTGGTTTAACTCAGTCAGAACAGTCTACTTTAGCAAAAGTTTCTGATATATATTTAATTCATGATGCAAGTTCAGAAAAAAGTTTAAGATTAGCAGCGACAAGTTCTCTTATCTCTCAACTTATGACAATAGATATTCTCTTCTATAGTTATTTATCAAGAAATTATGAAGAACACGTTGTAACGATGAGCAAAACAAGAGATGCAGTGGAATTGTATCTTGAATAG
- a CDS encoding PTS transporter subunit EIIC, translating into MSKEREIAQNILKEVGGRDNLDKVIHCMTRVRMNIVDYSKVDVEGLKNIKGVMGVVEDDMLQVVIGPGTVNKVANEMSSIIGVPLGEDIKHKASNKEQVEKEANLFKQSINKKNQTPFKKVLRSIANIFVPLIPAFVGAGLIGGISAVLSNMLTAGTIDSATWEQFILIFNIIKNGIFAYLVIYVGINAAKEFGATPGLGGVIGGTTMLTGMDPESPLKNIFNGEPLAAGQGGVIGVIIAVWILSLIEKRLHKIVPSAVDIIVTPTITLFIMGLATIFLIMPIAGFISNGLLGVIDWVLNIGGAFSGFVLGATFLPLVMFGLHQVLTPIHIEMINQSGATYLLPILAMAGAGQVGAAFALWFKCRKNKKIINLLKGALPVGILGIGEPLIYGVTLPLGRPFITACIGGGVGGAVIGGIGHIGASAIGPSGVSLIPLISDNMYLGYIAGLLAAYLGGFIATYLFGTNKEMTAPQESEED; encoded by the coding sequence GTGTCAAAAGAAAGAGAGATTGCACAAAATATTCTCAAAGAAGTCGGGGGAAGAGATAATTTAGACAAAGTGATACATTGTATGACACGTGTCAGAATGAATATCGTCGATTACAGTAAAGTCGATGTCGAAGGTTTAAAGAATATAAAGGGCGTAATGGGTGTAGTAGAAGATGACATGCTTCAAGTTGTGATTGGACCAGGTACTGTTAATAAAGTAGCTAATGAAATGAGTTCAATTATAGGGGTTCCTTTAGGTGAAGATATAAAGCATAAAGCATCTAATAAAGAACAAGTTGAAAAAGAAGCGAATTTATTTAAACAAAGTATTAATAAGAAGAATCAAACACCATTTAAAAAAGTATTAAGATCTATTGCTAATATATTTGTACCATTAATTCCAGCTTTTGTTGGTGCAGGTTTAATTGGTGGTATATCTGCAGTACTATCTAATATGTTAACGGCAGGTACAATAGATAGTGCGACATGGGAACAGTTCATATTAATATTCAATATCATTAAAAATGGTATTTTCGCATACCTCGTGATTTATGTGGGTATTAATGCGGCAAAAGAATTTGGTGCAACACCAGGTTTAGGTGGTGTTATTGGTGGTACAACCATGCTAACGGGTATGGATCCAGAAAGTCCGCTTAAAAATATTTTTAATGGAGAACCATTAGCTGCCGGTCAAGGTGGTGTCATTGGTGTTATCATTGCGGTTTGGATTTTATCTTTAATTGAAAAAAGGTTACACAAAATCGTTCCAAGTGCGGTAGATATCATTGTTACGCCTACGATTACACTATTTATTATGGGACTAGCAACAATTTTCTTAATCATGCCAATTGCCGGCTTTATTTCAAATGGCTTATTAGGTGTAATAGATTGGGTTCTAAATATCGGTGGTGCATTTAGTGGATTTGTACTAGGTGCAACGTTCTTACCACTTGTTATGTTTGGATTACACCAAGTATTAACACCGATTCATATTGAAATGATTAATCAATCTGGTGCAACTTACCTCTTACCAATTCTAGCTATGGCTGGCGCAGGTCAAGTAGGTGCAGCATTTGCATTATGGTTTAAATGTAGAAAAAATAAAAAGATTATCAACTTACTTAAAGGGGCATTGCCAGTTGGTATTTTAGGCATTGGAGAACCATTGATTTACGGTGTAACACTTCCTTTAGGTAGACCATTTATCACAGCATGTATCGGTGGTGGTGTTGGTGGTGCAGTTATCGGTGGCATTGGTCATATCGGTGCATCAGCAATTGGACCAAGTGGCGTTTCACTTATTCCACTTATTTCTGATAATATGTATTTAGGATATATCGCAGGATTGCTAGCAGCATATCTTGGCGGATTCATAGCCACATATTTATTTGGAACGAATAAAGAAATGACGGCACCACAAGAATCAGAAGAGGATTAA
- a CDS encoding terminase small subunit, with amino-acid sequence MNELSTKQQRFADEYLKSLNITQSAINAGYSKTSAHVAGSRLLKNDKVKNYIDSQKKELMEKGVLEAQELLYLLSRAATGEETETKEIVVKRGEYVENPVTKRLNVIYNEHVELIEVPIKASDRNKARDLLGKYHSIWTENHNLSVGEVTFVDDID; translated from the coding sequence ATGAATGAACTAAGCACTAAACAACAACGCTTTGCTGATGAATACCTTAAATCATTAAACATTACTCAGTCAGCTATAAACGCTGGATATAGTAAAACAAGCGCTCATGTAGCAGGTAGTAGACTGCTAAAGAATGATAAAGTTAAAAATTACATTGATAGTCAAAAGAAAGAACTCATGGAAAAAGGTGTACTTGAAGCACAAGAATTATTATATCTATTATCAAGAGCAGCAACAGGCGAAGAAACTGAAACTAAAGAGATTGTGGTTAAGCGTGGCGAGTATGTAGAAAACCCTGTTACTAAGCGTTTAAACGTTATCTATAATGAACATGTTGAATTGATTGAAGTACCTATTAAAGCAAGCGATAGAAATAAAGCAAGAGATCTATTAGGCAAATACCATAGTATATGGACTGAAAACCATAATTTAAGTGTGGGAGAAGTTACGTTTGTTGATGATATTGATTAA
- a CDS encoding primase alpha helix C-terminal domain-containing protein: MSYKPIKIENDVNLTILEYKNVYADSFKKEHHIKYSDLVKKLSIPAISEDKYERGVFLAGTNSDDKKIRNDANMIDRNMLILDYDDLDNKLDFIKTVNNKLGNAAYTIYSTFNHTYKGNRYRLLIPISKPIKATLYRKAIQMIGEVINEKYDESSEVPSQAMTYSVKQNKDSEFVFKYNDKPILDYDFLMKAIKQHKPKNNSAGKRTQAFWDDVADGVVNGSRNQTLTSLVGLLLAKNVGDKLAYWLAYSYNQTLCTPPLAEKELNKIFASIYKKHYKINIRSDDN, translated from the coding sequence ATGAGTTATAAACCGATAAAGATAGAAAATGATGTGAATTTAACTATTCTCGAATATAAAAATGTGTATGCAGATAGCTTTAAGAAAGAGCATCATATAAAATACTCTGATTTAGTTAAAAAGTTATCAATACCAGCAATTAGTGAGGATAAATACGAACGTGGCGTATTCCTAGCTGGGACTAATAGCGATGATAAAAAAATTAGAAACGATGCCAATATGATTGATAGGAACATGCTCATTCTTGATTATGATGATCTAGATAATAAGTTGGATTTTATAAAGACAGTAAACAACAAATTAGGAAATGCTGCTTACACGATTTACTCAACATTCAATCACACATATAAGGGCAATCGCTATAGATTATTGATACCAATAAGTAAACCAATTAAAGCTACATTGTACAGGAAAGCAATTCAAATGATTGGCGAGGTAATAAATGAGAAATACGATGAATCGAGTGAAGTACCAAGCCAAGCTATGACGTACAGTGTTAAGCAAAATAAGGATTCAGAATTTGTATTCAAGTATAACGATAAACCTATTCTAGATTATGACTTTCTTATGAAAGCTATAAAGCAACACAAACCAAAAAACAATAGTGCTGGCAAGCGTACACAAGCTTTCTGGGACGATGTAGCAGACGGTGTAGTAAATGGTAGTAGAAACCAAACTTTGACGTCTTTAGTGGGTTTATTGCTTGCTAAGAATGTAGGAGATAAATTAGCTTATTGGCTTGCCTACTCATATAATCAAACGTTATGTACACCACCATTAGCAGAAAAGGAACTCAATAAAATATTCGCTAGTATCTATAAAAAACACTACAAGATAAACATAAGGAGTGATGATAATTGA
- a CDS encoding tyrosine-type recombinase/integrase, which yields MWVRESKDKDGNTNYRYLERYTDPLTNKYKTVSVIRNKNNVRSQKDAQLELNRIIEQRIKDLTPNTLKTLTFHKACDEWLQHYIKHSGSKETTIKEKESNIRTVKKSIKSDILITKITHKYLQDVIDNWFNSGTMGRSHIQALMIAIRSVFKYIDKYYGNLDISLLDRVDIPKKAITRDELQAKRENYLEDSELKELLECMDYLIKNKKHAGRKRNYMMVKSIIEFQAKNGMRIGELLAIQPDNIDFDNKTLLIDGTIVWKKDNETGAFGVKDTTKTTASYRTIGLTTQSLAILKSIMLDNKKENQWNEQFIDRGFIFTNTAGSPMDLNKVNNIIAEAVEISSIKKRVTTHTLRHHHISTLAQLGINLKAIQDRVGHSDYKTTLAIYTHVTDKMAQDMMNKLEGIGS from the coding sequence ATGTGGGTGCGTGAATCAAAGGACAAAGACGGTAATACCAATTATCGCTATTTAGAACGCTACACTGATCCGTTAACAAATAAATATAAAACTGTATCTGTTATACGCAATAAAAACAATGTACGCAGTCAAAAAGATGCACAATTAGAACTAAATAGAATCATTGAACAACGTATTAAAGACCTAACTCCTAACACGCTTAAAACACTCACATTTCATAAAGCGTGTGATGAATGGCTGCAACATTACATCAAACACTCTGGCTCTAAAGAAACGACAATAAAAGAGAAAGAGAGTAATATCCGTACAGTTAAGAAATCTATAAAATCAGATATACTTATAACGAAAATAACTCACAAATACTTACAAGATGTTATAGATAACTGGTTTAATAGTGGGACTATGGGACGTTCACACATACAAGCGCTAATGATTGCTATACGTTCAGTGTTCAAATATATAGATAAGTATTACGGTAATTTAGATATTTCATTATTAGATAGAGTGGATATACCTAAAAAGGCTATCACTAGAGATGAGTTACAAGCAAAAAGAGAGAATTACCTAGAGGATAGCGAACTAAAAGAGTTGTTAGAGTGTATGGATTACCTCATTAAGAATAAAAAGCATGCTGGTCGCAAGCGCAACTATATGATGGTTAAATCTATAATAGAATTTCAAGCTAAAAACGGTATGCGTATAGGGGAACTTCTAGCCATTCAACCAGATAACATAGATTTTGATAATAAGACATTGCTAATTGATGGAACTATTGTGTGGAAGAAAGATAATGAAACGGGTGCATTTGGTGTAAAAGACACCACTAAAACAACTGCTAGTTATCGTACTATTGGCTTAACTACTCAAAGTCTCGCCATTTTAAAATCAATCATGCTAGATAACAAGAAAGAGAATCAATGGAATGAGCAGTTTATTGATAGAGGGTTTATATTCACTAATACTGCTGGTAGTCCAATGGATCTAAATAAGGTTAATAATATCATTGCAGAAGCAGTAGAGATTAGTTCTATTAAGAAACGAGTTACCACACATACACTACGACACCATCATATATCAACGCTGGCTCAGTTAGGCATAAACTTAAAAGCTATTCAAGACAGAGTGGGACATAGTGATTATAAGACAACACTAGCCATATACACGCATGTTACGGATAAAATGGCTCAAGATATGATGAATAAATTAGAAGGGATAGGGAGTTAG
- a CDS encoding helix-turn-helix domain-containing protein, with product MFLTVKETAELLRMSERQVYKLIQQNVIPHIKIKGKILVEREELLLSIKHKEDSDNAKNKTTTITD from the coding sequence ATGTTTTTAACTGTGAAAGAGACTGCAGAACTATTAAGAATGAGCGAAAGACAAGTTTACAAATTGATTCAACAAAACGTCATTCCTCATATAAAAATCAAAGGAAAAATACTTGTAGAGCGTGAAGAATTACTTTTATCAATTAAGCATAAGGAGGATTCAGACAATGCCAAGAACAAAACTACAACAATTACCGACTAG